One region of Polynucleobacter paneuropaeus genomic DNA includes:
- a CDS encoding DedA family protein: MDTLMQLGDLFLHIDRHLDVVIAQYGYWAYGFLFAIVFAETGLVVAPFLPGDSLLFIAGAYCATGHFNIVTLSIGLVLAAVLGNTVNYVIGRWIGHRVFSSQSRWIDQKALRKTHGFYEKHGGKTIVLARFLPIIRTFAPFVAGVSQMNFARFQLFNITGALLWVVILVVAGYFFGNIPVIRQNLNIIVLIGVGAAALPIILAGLYKMFKPKS, encoded by the coding sequence ATTGATACCCTGATGCAATTGGGCGACCTGTTTTTACATATTGATCGCCATCTAGATGTAGTCATTGCGCAATACGGTTATTGGGCGTATGGATTTTTGTTTGCAATTGTCTTTGCCGAGACAGGCTTAGTGGTTGCCCCCTTTCTGCCGGGTGACTCTTTGCTTTTCATTGCAGGAGCCTATTGTGCGACTGGACACTTCAATATCGTTACGCTGTCGATTGGATTGGTGCTAGCTGCAGTATTAGGCAATACCGTGAACTATGTGATTGGTCGCTGGATAGGTCATCGGGTCTTTAGCAGTCAATCGCGTTGGATCGATCAAAAGGCTTTGCGTAAGACGCATGGCTTCTATGAAAAGCACGGTGGTAAGACAATTGTCCTGGCTCGATTTTTGCCGATTATTCGGACTTTTGCGCCATTTGTTGCCGGTGTTTCACAGATGAACTTTGCACGTTTTCAATTATTTAATATTACGGGCGCCTTATTGTGGGTCGTCATCTTAGTGGTGGCGGGATATTTTTTCGGAAATATCCCCGTCATTCGTCAGAATCTGAACATCATCGTTTTAATTGGCGTTGGTGCTGCTGCGCTGCCAATTATTCTGGCTGGCCTCTATAAAATGTTCAAGCCCAAATCCTAA
- a CDS encoding AI-2E family transporter, translating to MAEILTPFLAAFILAYILRPVCTWLGRHRVPHPIAALISMVTGLTILFLILVLFGTLLKQEIPMIRAQAPHWIQDIQAWLEPKLVQFHIQLDWVGLKTSATEKVAQHLNDNADALVSSTFDTVLMSGSSIVTAFVNSVLILFVMFYLLLDWHHFFQLLKKMIPVRAQATVQQLAMQADALLSQYLRGMFIVIAIMATYYGCGLSLVGLNGAIPLGVFTALMIVIPYIGIALGFSLAVLTTLLQFGIDIHMIGVLAVYGGGQMIEGFFLTPRLVGERIGLHPVAVLFALLFFGQLFGFFGVLLALPISAVTLVLVKFAWQRYQQSTWYQQ from the coding sequence ATGGCTGAAATTTTGACCCCTTTTTTAGCAGCATTTATTCTGGCTTACATTCTAAGACCGGTTTGTACATGGCTTGGGCGTCACCGCGTGCCCCATCCGATTGCGGCCTTAATCTCCATGGTTACGGGCTTAACAATTCTGTTTTTGATTTTGGTCCTCTTTGGCACCCTCTTAAAACAAGAAATTCCCATGATCCGTGCCCAAGCACCGCATTGGATCCAGGATATCCAAGCATGGCTCGAGCCCAAGCTCGTCCAGTTTCATATCCAGCTCGATTGGGTCGGCTTAAAAACTTCAGCCACTGAAAAAGTGGCGCAACACCTCAACGACAATGCTGATGCCTTGGTGAGCTCGACTTTTGATACGGTTTTGATGTCTGGCAGTTCTATCGTGACTGCTTTTGTCAATTCAGTACTCATTCTCTTTGTGATGTTTTACTTATTACTTGACTGGCATCATTTCTTTCAGCTACTCAAAAAGATGATTCCCGTGAGAGCCCAGGCAACCGTTCAACAATTAGCAATGCAGGCGGATGCTCTGTTATCACAATACCTAAGAGGCATGTTTATTGTCATTGCGATCATGGCTACCTACTATGGCTGCGGGCTCTCTCTTGTGGGCTTGAATGGCGCAATTCCTTTAGGCGTATTTACTGCGCTAATGATTGTGATTCCGTACATTGGTATTGCCTTGGGTTTTAGCTTGGCAGTGCTCACCACATTGTTGCAATTCGGAATAGACATCCACATGATCGGCGTACTAGCAGTTTATGGTGGCGGTCAAATGATCGAGGGATTTTTTCTTACACCCCGTTTGGTCGGCGAGCGTATTGGACTTCATCCAGTAGCGGTATTGTTTGCCTTATTGTTTTTTGGCCAATTATTTGGTTTCTTTGGTGTATTGCTGGCACTGCCAATTAGCGCCGTTACTTTGGTCCTCGTCAAGTTTGCATGGCAACGCTATCAACAGAGCACCTGGTACCAACAATAG
- the rpsT gene encoding 30S ribosomal protein S20 yields the protein MANTAQARKRARQAVKQNEHNSSLRSKLRTSIKTVRKAIEAGDKATAAKVFAATQATIDKIADKKIAHKNTAARQKSRLSAAIKAMAA from the coding sequence ATGGCCAATACCGCACAAGCGCGTAAACGCGCACGGCAGGCAGTAAAACAGAATGAGCACAATTCCAGCTTGCGTTCTAAGCTGCGTACTTCTATTAAGACAGTACGTAAGGCAATTGAAGCTGGTGATAAGGCAACTGCTGCAAAAGTTTTTGCAGCAACCCAAGCTACTATCGACAAGATTGCCGACAAGAAGATTGCGCATAAAAATACTGCAGCACGTCAGAAGTCCCGTTTGTCTGCAGCTATCAAGGCAATGGCAGCGTAA
- a CDS encoding DUF3579 domain-containing protein, which produces MNHKKLFIQGITSSGKPFRPSDWAERLCGVMASFRPPGNSGDPRFTYSPYVTPVLIAQVKCVVIDTRLGDLDPRALDFVMNFAKDNGLPIEEACEFEPQTRT; this is translated from the coding sequence TTGAACCACAAAAAGCTTTTCATTCAAGGTATTACAAGCTCTGGCAAGCCGTTTAGACCCAGCGATTGGGCTGAACGCCTTTGCGGTGTAATGGCATCTTTTAGACCCCCGGGTAATTCTGGAGACCCTCGCTTTACCTACTCACCCTATGTAACGCCTGTTCTCATCGCGCAAGTCAAATGCGTTGTGATCGATACCCGACTAGGAGACCTCGATCCTCGTGCACTCGACTTTGTCATGAACTTTGCCAAAGACAATGGACTACCGATTGAAGAGGCTTGTGAGTTCGAACCCCAAACACGCACCTAG
- the murJ gene encoding murein biosynthesis integral membrane protein MurJ gives MNLLSAAAKVSSLTMISRITGLLRETLIARSFGASEWTDAFNVAFRLPNLLRRLFAEGAFSQAFVPILGEVSSQGDVKQSQILINAVATLLFWALLLTVILGVLGAPILIMVIATGFDGGPAYEASVVMTRIMFPYIGLISMVSLSAGILNTFQRFAIPAFTPVLLNLSLIAGAIFLSPHLAQPIYGLAFGVLLGGVLQLAIQIPALSRLGLLPRIALLPGAIASAFRNPEARRVLRLMGPAVFAVSVAQISLIINTNIASRLQTGSVSWLSYADRLMEFPTALLGVALGTVLLPSLSKANAQNDVEHAGELLIWGLQLTFLLAAPCAIALFLFGQPLAAALYNYGKFNAVDVVMTQHALSAYGVGLIGLILVKILAPGFYSRQDIRTPVKIGLIVLVCTQLANLIFVPWLGHAGLALSVGVGACLNATLLWIGLSKRGALPSHPWGKYLSQLFFALIPFSLLLYYAAGAHDWIELRSAPWTRIGLLAAWLMAASVVYFAALALVGIRWQKFLRHAK, from the coding sequence ATGAACCTGCTTTCTGCTGCTGCCAAAGTCAGTTCTCTGACCATGATTTCCCGTATTACGGGGCTCCTCAGAGAGACCCTGATTGCCCGTAGCTTTGGGGCCTCAGAGTGGACAGACGCCTTTAATGTGGCTTTTCGCCTCCCGAATCTTCTGCGGCGCCTATTCGCTGAAGGGGCTTTTTCCCAGGCATTTGTACCGATTTTGGGGGAGGTCTCTAGTCAGGGGGATGTCAAACAGTCCCAAATTCTCATTAATGCGGTGGCAACCCTCTTGTTTTGGGCTTTATTGCTGACAGTCATCCTGGGTGTTCTAGGCGCTCCCATTTTGATCATGGTCATTGCCACTGGCTTTGATGGCGGTCCAGCTTACGAGGCAAGCGTAGTCATGACCCGCATCATGTTTCCCTATATCGGCTTGATATCGATGGTCTCGCTCTCAGCGGGCATCCTTAATACCTTCCAGCGTTTCGCTATTCCCGCCTTTACCCCCGTCCTACTCAATCTATCTTTGATCGCAGGAGCAATTTTTCTATCGCCCCATTTAGCGCAACCCATTTATGGTCTTGCTTTTGGCGTTCTGTTGGGCGGTGTTCTGCAATTGGCGATTCAGATTCCCGCTCTTTCGCGCTTAGGACTCTTGCCTCGCATTGCGTTACTGCCTGGCGCCATTGCGAGCGCATTTCGGAATCCAGAAGCCAGACGAGTCCTGCGCCTGATGGGCCCCGCTGTCTTTGCAGTATCGGTAGCGCAAATTTCCCTCATCATCAATACCAATATTGCTTCACGACTTCAGACGGGGAGCGTATCCTGGCTCTCGTATGCGGATCGTCTAATGGAATTTCCAACAGCATTGCTGGGTGTTGCTCTTGGCACAGTTTTACTTCCCAGTTTGAGCAAAGCCAATGCACAAAATGATGTAGAGCACGCTGGAGAACTGCTGATCTGGGGATTGCAGTTAACTTTCCTGTTAGCAGCGCCGTGTGCTATCGCCCTCTTTTTATTTGGGCAACCGCTTGCAGCAGCACTTTATAACTACGGCAAATTTAATGCCGTTGATGTGGTGATGACCCAGCATGCGCTGTCAGCATATGGTGTTGGCCTCATCGGCCTGATCTTGGTGAAAATTTTGGCACCCGGTTTTTATTCTCGCCAGGACATCCGTACGCCCGTCAAAATTGGACTCATCGTCTTGGTCTGCACTCAGCTAGCCAATTTAATCTTTGTGCCCTGGCTGGGTCATGCTGGCTTGGCACTTTCCGTGGGAGTGGGCGCTTGCCTCAATGCAACCCTCCTGTGGATAGGGCTCAGCAAGCGCGGCGCTTTGCCATCGCATCCTTGGGGAAAATACTTAAGCCAGTTGTTTTTTGCACTCATTCCCTTTTCTTTGCTGCTGTATTACGCCGCTGGAGCCCATGACTGGATTGAGCTACGCTCAGCACCCTGGACCCGAATTGGCCTATTGGCTGCCTGGTTAATGGCTGCAAGCGTGGTTTATTTTGCGGCCCTAGCTTTAGTCGGAATTCGCTGGCAAAAATTTCTGCGTCATGCAAAATAG
- a CDS encoding SirB1 family protein has protein sequence MPTQQLDYFASLVAEDEHLPLTEAAIAVAQHAYPDLDVQGVLDHIDQMAEKLKTRITPETSAIQRLQILKHYFYTELGFGPNPNDFYAPENSYLHQIIDNRRGIPISLAILMMELGNQIGLKIRGVSFPNHFMMRISLQQGEIIMDPLTGASLSKNELQEMLDPYLDAKGYRGELSLPLNIFLRASSPREILSRFLRNLKMIYSEHERWERLLGVQERLVILLPDSLEEIRDRGLIFAQLEYLRPALADMQRYLRESPEAEDATEIRDHIATLEGQTKLH, from the coding sequence ATGCCAACTCAACAACTCGACTACTTTGCCTCCTTAGTTGCTGAGGACGAACACCTTCCCTTAACTGAAGCGGCAATCGCAGTTGCGCAGCACGCCTACCCCGATCTTGATGTGCAAGGCGTTCTAGATCACATTGATCAAATGGCTGAGAAACTAAAGACGCGCATTACGCCAGAGACTTCTGCCATTCAACGGCTACAAATTCTGAAGCATTATTTTTATACCGAACTCGGCTTTGGTCCGAATCCAAACGATTTCTACGCGCCTGAAAATTCGTATCTGCATCAGATTATTGATAACCGTCGTGGCATTCCCATTTCTCTTGCAATTCTGATGATGGAGTTAGGCAATCAAATTGGCTTGAAGATTCGAGGGGTATCTTTTCCAAATCACTTCATGATGCGCATCTCTTTGCAGCAAGGCGAGATCATCATGGACCCACTCACGGGTGCATCCCTCTCAAAAAATGAATTACAAGAGATGCTCGACCCCTATTTGGATGCTAAGGGTTACCGCGGTGAACTGAGTTTGCCTTTGAATATCTTCTTGCGTGCATCGAGTCCCAGAGAAATTCTGTCGCGCTTTTTAAGAAATCTCAAAATGATTTACTCTGAGCATGAGCGTTGGGAGCGACTGCTAGGCGTTCAAGAGCGTCTAGTGATTTTGCTACCCGATTCTCTAGAAGAAATTCGGGATCGCGGTTTGATCTTTGCGCAACTGGAATATTTGCGTCCCGCTTTGGCGGATATGCAGCGTTATTTACGCGAGTCGCCTGAGGCAGAAGATGCAACTGAAATTCGGGATCATATTGCGACCCTCGAAGGCCAAACCAAGCTGCATTAA
- the pcnB gene encoding polynucleotide adenylyltransferase PcnB codes for MITKFIKRIMRRDPMERGTHIGPAHAPKRIPKKTHRIDPHLLSKNAVKVTHTLQQAGYEAFIVGGAVRDLVLGIGPKDFDVATNATPDQVQRLFRKARLIGRRFQIVHVTFFGKAHPEIIEVSTFRALLDNAGDHVAESGRILRDNVWGSQGEDAARRDFTINAMYYDPSTETVLDYHGGMSDMQKKTLRIIGDPAKRYREDPIRMLRAIRFAAKTGFTLDSATAAPISELSALIHDVPAARLFDEILKLLMSGYSWAAIQGLREAGLHHGLLPLLDHILDSKESSKTANDFVKLALANTDQRIQSGKSISAGFLFATLLWPELLKNWQNNIASGMSNIPALHAAMDDTIATQSSGMTIQRRFESDMREIWSMQPRFEKRVGRYPYRLIESPRFRAGYDFMLLRCATGEQKASLGEWWTSFISADPAGQDGLMASAKNEVGNPAGGTSGAKRRRRRKPKSTLPTDSGAGSAEI; via the coding sequence ATGATCACTAAATTTATTAAACGGATCATGCGTCGTGATCCAATGGAGCGCGGTACGCACATAGGTCCTGCTCACGCACCAAAAAGGATTCCGAAAAAAACCCATCGCATCGATCCCCATTTGCTCTCAAAGAATGCTGTCAAGGTCACTCATACTTTGCAACAAGCAGGCTATGAGGCATTTATTGTTGGCGGTGCAGTCCGTGATCTAGTTTTAGGCATTGGCCCCAAAGATTTTGATGTAGCAACCAATGCCACCCCGGATCAAGTGCAGCGATTGTTTCGTAAGGCACGTTTAATTGGTAGGCGTTTTCAGATTGTTCACGTGACCTTCTTTGGTAAGGCTCATCCAGAAATTATTGAGGTCTCGACCTTTCGTGCCTTGCTAGATAACGCTGGCGATCATGTTGCTGAGAGCGGCCGTATTTTGCGAGACAACGTTTGGGGCTCTCAAGGTGAAGACGCAGCACGCCGCGATTTCACAATCAATGCCATGTATTACGACCCTTCTACCGAAACCGTACTCGATTATCACGGCGGCATGTCCGATATGCAGAAGAAAACTTTGCGTATAATCGGGGATCCGGCCAAACGCTATCGCGAAGACCCTATTCGGATGTTGCGAGCGATTCGGTTTGCAGCAAAAACGGGTTTTACTTTAGATTCTGCAACCGCAGCGCCCATTTCTGAATTGAGCGCATTAATTCATGATGTACCTGCGGCACGTCTGTTTGATGAAATTCTCAAACTCTTAATGTCAGGCTATTCCTGGGCTGCGATTCAAGGTCTGCGCGAAGCAGGACTACATCATGGCTTGCTACCGCTACTTGATCATATTCTCGATAGTAAAGAGAGCTCTAAGACCGCCAATGATTTCGTCAAGCTGGCTTTAGCTAATACCGATCAACGAATTCAGTCGGGCAAAAGTATTTCGGCAGGATTTCTCTTTGCCACATTGCTATGGCCCGAGCTTTTGAAGAATTGGCAAAATAATATTGCTAGTGGGATGTCGAATATTCCCGCGCTACATGCCGCTATGGATGACACAATTGCCACGCAAAGCAGCGGCATGACAATTCAGCGTCGCTTTGAGAGTGATATGCGCGAGATTTGGTCCATGCAACCCCGCTTTGAAAAGCGCGTGGGTCGTTATCCCTATCGCTTAATCGAATCCCCCCGCTTTAGGGCAGGATATGACTTTATGTTGCTCCGTTGCGCTACCGGCGAGCAAAAAGCCTCCTTGGGAGAGTGGTGGACCAGCTTTATCAGTGCCGATCCCGCCGGACAAGACGGGTTAATGGCCTCCGCAAAAAACGAGGTTGGCAACCCGGCTGGAGGGACTTCCGGAGCCAAAAGACGCCGTCGCAGAAAACCCAAAAGCACTCTACCGACAGATAGTGGAGCAGGCTCAGCAGAAATATAA
- the purM gene encoding phosphoribosylformylglycinamidine cyclo-ligase, which yields MTSSSSQSSKGLSYRDAGVDIDAGDDLVDRIKPLAKKTMREGVLAGIGGFGALFELPKRYKEPVLVSGTDGVGTKLRLAFEWNRHDTIGQDLVAMSVNDILVQGAEPLFFLDYFACGKLTVDTAATVVGGIAKGCELAGCALIGGETAEMPGMYPPGEYDLAGFAVGAVEKSKIINGSTIVPGDVVLAIASSGAHSNGYSLVRKIIERAGAKPTDDLEGLPLGDVVMAPTEIYVKPLLKLIDELNVKGMAHITGGGLVDNVPRVLPENIQAVLHRDSWQMPALFRWLQMKGGVADAEMVRVFNCGIGMVVIISPEQADAAIQSLAKQGLKAWVVGEVRELPKGDPQTIVI from the coding sequence ATGACTTCATCTAGTTCCCAATCCTCTAAAGGCCTTTCTTATCGTGATGCAGGCGTTGATATTGACGCTGGAGATGATCTGGTTGATCGGATTAAGCCTCTAGCCAAGAAAACCATGCGAGAAGGTGTTTTGGCGGGAATTGGGGGTTTTGGAGCCCTATTTGAGCTACCAAAGCGCTATAAAGAGCCGGTACTTGTCTCTGGTACCGATGGGGTAGGGACTAAGCTTCGCTTGGCTTTTGAGTGGAATCGCCATGACACTATTGGACAAGACTTAGTGGCAATGAGTGTTAATGACATTTTGGTGCAGGGGGCAGAACCCCTCTTTTTCTTGGATTACTTTGCCTGTGGCAAATTGACTGTGGACACTGCCGCAACGGTAGTGGGCGGGATTGCTAAGGGATGTGAATTAGCTGGTTGCGCGTTAATCGGCGGTGAAACTGCTGAAATGCCTGGCATGTATCCCCCCGGTGAATATGACCTCGCAGGATTTGCGGTGGGCGCAGTTGAAAAATCCAAAATTATTAATGGCTCAACGATTGTCCCTGGCGATGTCGTTCTTGCGATCGCTTCCAGTGGCGCGCACTCTAATGGTTACTCATTGGTTCGCAAAATTATTGAGCGTGCTGGTGCTAAGCCAACTGATGATCTTGAGGGCTTACCACTGGGTGATGTGGTGATGGCCCCAACAGAAATTTACGTTAAACCCTTGCTGAAATTAATTGATGAGTTGAACGTTAAAGGTATGGCCCATATTACTGGTGGCGGTTTAGTGGATAACGTGCCCCGTGTACTTCCAGAAAATATACAGGCAGTTTTACATCGCGACAGCTGGCAAATGCCTGCGCTCTTCCGTTGGTTGCAAATGAAGGGCGGTGTAGCCGATGCCGAAATGGTTCGCGTCTTTAACTGCGGTATCGGTATGGTTGTAATCATCTCGCCTGAGCAAGCGGATGCTGCAATTCAGTCATTAGCAAAACAAGGCTTGAAAGCGTGGGTCGTCGGTGAAGTGCGCGAACTTCCTAAAGGCGATCCACAAACGATTGTGATCTAA
- the argF gene encoding ornithine carbamoyltransferase — translation MQAKNAVASSTKTSLAKPQVPGQVKHYLQFADLTREEYDYLLSRAAYLKAKFKSYETWHPLHDRTLAMIFEKHSTRTRLSFEAGIHQLGGHAVYLNTRDTQLGRGEPVEDAAQVISRMTDIIMIRTFGQDIIERFAANSRVPVINGLTNEYHPCQVLADIFTFVETRGSIQGKTVAWVGDANNMAYTWLQAAEKLDFQLRFSAPAGYQLDMSRISSNTLKHLTVCADPKEACKGADLVTTDVWTSMGYEEENTSRMTAFKDWIVSQELMSLAKPNAVFMHCLPAHRGEEVTAEVIDGPQSVVWEEAENRLHVQKALMEYLLCGRLD, via the coding sequence ATGCAAGCTAAAAATGCAGTAGCTAGCTCCACCAAAACCTCTCTGGCAAAACCCCAGGTCCCAGGGCAGGTAAAACACTACTTACAGTTTGCCGATTTGACTCGCGAAGAGTACGACTACCTATTGTCGAGGGCTGCCTACCTTAAGGCCAAATTCAAAAGCTATGAGACTTGGCATCCATTGCACGATCGCACACTTGCCATGATCTTCGAGAAGCACTCTACTCGTACCCGTCTCTCTTTTGAGGCAGGCATTCATCAACTGGGTGGACATGCGGTTTACCTGAACACCCGTGATACTCAGCTAGGTCGTGGCGAGCCTGTAGAAGATGCGGCTCAAGTGATTTCTCGGATGACAGACATCATCATGATTCGGACTTTCGGCCAGGACATCATTGAGCGTTTTGCTGCTAACTCGCGCGTGCCTGTGATCAACGGTTTGACCAATGAATATCATCCTTGCCAAGTCTTGGCGGACATCTTTACCTTTGTAGAAACGCGTGGCTCGATTCAGGGCAAGACAGTTGCTTGGGTAGGTGATGCCAACAATATGGCCTATACCTGGTTACAAGCAGCCGAGAAATTGGATTTTCAATTGCGCTTCTCTGCCCCAGCTGGTTACCAGCTAGATATGTCTCGTATCAGCAGTAATACTCTTAAACATCTGACGGTCTGTGCTGATCCTAAAGAAGCCTGTAAGGGTGCTGATTTAGTCACCACGGATGTTTGGACCAGTATGGGTTACGAAGAGGAAAATACCTCTCGTATGACTGCATTCAAAGACTGGATTGTTTCTCAAGAGTTGATGTCCTTAGCAAAACCCAACGCAGTATTTATGCATTGTTTGCCTGCGCATCGTGGTGAAGAAGTTACCGCTGAAGTCATTGATGGCCCCCAAAGCGTTGTTTGGGAAGAAGCAGAAAATCGTTTGCATGTTCAAAAAGCCTTGATGGAGTATTTGCTCTGTGGTCGTTTGGATTAA
- the hda gene encoding DnaA regulatory inactivator Hda, giving the protein MMNTSLPRQFALDLSHTPPVSLDNFLPGKDLALVDALRQSIYRWQEREHSVDTNALDQRWIYWWGPQGSGRTHLLKAMGTAAADLGLEHFSLTPDEPITWVNLEERIPTLSQSIQSSVITVDDVDQLNDRQVAALFRILNKVQASQGIYIFMAGNAAPNHLHLREDLRTRLGWGLIFQTQLLNDDEKIQALETAARDRGLVLSAEVLPWLLNRFYRDMPNLMALLDALDAYSLETKRAVTLPLVRELLQSGQSTA; this is encoded by the coding sequence ATGATGAACACTTCTCTGCCGAGACAATTTGCTCTCGATCTCAGTCACACTCCTCCAGTCAGCCTTGATAACTTCTTACCTGGCAAAGACTTAGCCTTGGTCGATGCGCTGCGCCAGTCGATCTATCGCTGGCAGGAGCGTGAGCACAGCGTAGACACTAATGCCCTTGATCAACGGTGGATCTACTGGTGGGGACCACAAGGCTCAGGGCGCACGCATTTATTAAAAGCGATGGGTACAGCCGCAGCAGATTTGGGACTTGAGCATTTTTCGCTCACCCCCGATGAGCCGATCACATGGGTTAATCTGGAAGAAAGAATACCGACTCTGAGCCAAAGCATTCAATCCTCTGTCATCACCGTAGATGATGTAGATCAACTCAATGATCGACAAGTTGCCGCCCTGTTCAGAATTTTGAATAAGGTCCAAGCAAGCCAAGGGATATACATATTTATGGCTGGTAATGCTGCTCCAAATCACTTGCATTTACGTGAAGACCTGCGAACCCGGCTGGGCTGGGGTTTGATCTTTCAAACCCAATTACTCAATGATGATGAGAAAATACAAGCACTTGAGACTGCAGCGCGTGATCGAGGCTTAGTTCTTTCCGCTGAAGTCTTGCCTTGGTTATTAAATCGGTTTTATCGAGATATGCCAAACTTAATGGCCCTCTTGGATGCTTTAGATGCCTATTCTCTTGAAACAAAACGGGCTGTAACGCTGCCGCTAGTGCGAGAGCTTTTACAGTCAGGACAAAGTACTGCATGA
- a CDS encoding histidinol-phosphatase, whose protein sequence is MTQLALFDLDHTLLPCDSDYEWGQFLARIGVVDGQYYAEQNEQFYQDYKEGKLDIDRFLRFALKPLAEHSRAQLKEWHDAFMDEVITGKLRRAAVDLVKRHQDAGDICCVVTATNSFVTRPIVERFGIKHLVATEPATAGNQVDAGFTGEVFGIPSFREGKILKVNEWLESQQLSLDQIKKSYFYSDSINDLPLLEKVTHPVATNPDERLRQEANKRNWPILDLFAEQ, encoded by the coding sequence ATGACCCAATTAGCGCTTTTTGATCTTGATCACACACTATTACCCTGCGATAGCGATTATGAGTGGGGACAATTTTTAGCTCGTATTGGAGTGGTTGATGGCCAATACTATGCCGAACAAAATGAACAGTTTTATCAGGACTACAAAGAGGGTAAGTTAGATATCGATCGCTTCTTGCGCTTTGCCCTCAAACCTTTGGCAGAACATTCTAGAGCTCAACTTAAAGAGTGGCATGATGCCTTCATGGATGAAGTCATCACTGGCAAGCTGCGCCGGGCAGCGGTAGATCTAGTTAAACGCCATCAAGATGCAGGTGATATCTGTTGTGTTGTGACCGCTACCAATAGCTTTGTAACGCGACCAATCGTCGAGCGTTTTGGCATCAAACATCTCGTGGCTACCGAGCCAGCAACCGCTGGCAATCAAGTCGATGCGGGATTTACAGGCGAGGTCTTTGGCATCCCTAGTTTTCGGGAAGGCAAAATACTGAAAGTCAATGAGTGGCTTGAGAGCCAGCAACTTTCTTTAGATCAGATCAAGAAAAGTTATTTTTATTCAGATTCAATAAACGATTTGCCACTCTTAGAAAAAGTGACCCATCCAGTAGCAACCAATCCCGATGAACGTTTGCGTCAAGAAGCCAATAAACGGAATTGGCCCATCCTCGATTTATTTGCTGAACAATGA
- the miaA gene encoding tRNA (adenosine(37)-N6)-dimethylallyltransferase MiaA, producing MQTELHIQPEHAPVLCIVGPTGSGKTHLAMRLAEQAKSQGKGIEIISMDSALVYRGLDIGSAKPTLTERTAVTHHLIDILDPTESYSAARFANDAKKLSFAIRERGNIPIIVGGTMLYWRAWAFGLSSLPPANPEIRARLDEEGKQFGWPTMHQKLALIDPITAQRLEPNDSQRVQRALEVYEATGKSMSAWLADAPSEDGREGSSIPSWITLVSLEPGDRAKLHALLEKRFDHMLEQGFMQEVEGLRKNSALHADLPAIRSVGYRQAWEHLDGKITWDEMRYKSLAATRQLGKRQLTWLRAIAGRKVFDSFNPKELEAALAYCQETLKI from the coding sequence ATGCAAACTGAACTACACATTCAGCCAGAGCATGCACCGGTCCTATGTATTGTTGGCCCGACTGGCTCTGGCAAAACCCATCTAGCGATGAGACTTGCCGAGCAAGCCAAATCCCAGGGAAAAGGTATTGAAATCATCAGCATGGATTCTGCCTTGGTCTATCGAGGTCTTGATATCGGTAGCGCTAAGCCCACACTCACAGAGCGTACTGCAGTAACTCATCATCTGATTGATATTTTGGATCCAACTGAATCGTATTCGGCTGCACGCTTTGCAAACGATGCAAAAAAACTCAGTTTTGCTATTCGAGAGCGAGGCAATATTCCGATTATTGTCGGCGGCACTATGCTCTATTGGCGAGCATGGGCCTTTGGCCTTTCAAGCCTCCCTCCTGCTAATCCAGAAATTCGAGCCCGACTGGATGAAGAAGGAAAACAATTCGGTTGGCCCACAATGCATCAAAAACTTGCCTTGATTGATCCAATCACGGCACAACGTCTTGAGCCAAACGATTCACAACGGGTGCAACGCGCATTGGAAGTTTACGAAGCGACTGGCAAAAGCATGTCGGCATGGTTGGCTGATGCCCCAAGCGAAGATGGTCGAGAGGGCTCTAGCATTCCGTCGTGGATCACATTAGTTTCTTTAGAGCCTGGTGATCGTGCAAAACTTCACGCCTTGCTTGAAAAGCGTTTTGATCACATGCTTGAGCAAGGATTTATGCAGGAGGTTGAAGGTTTGCGAAAGAATTCTGCACTACATGCCGACTTACCAGCGATTCGCTCGGTAGGCTACCGACAGGCATGGGAGCATTTGGACGGGAAAATTACTTGGGACGAGATGCGCTATAAATCTTTAGCAGCTACTAGACAACTCGGTAAACGTCAGCTGACTTGGCTCAGAGCCATTGCAGGACGCAAAGTGTTTGATTCGTTTAATCCAAAAGAACTCGAAGCTGCTTTAGCGTACTGCCAAGAAACTCTAAAAATTTAG